In Acropora palmata chromosome 7, jaAcrPala1.3, whole genome shotgun sequence, one genomic interval encodes:
- the LOC141886767 gene encoding POU domain, class 3, transcription factor 4-B-like, which translates to MQADEANVATVKTYNTTNGTAVDITVQLPCDLAEESAHDHQEDEETLPTVNTSESNALPSSDDLEQFAKEFKQQRIKLGSSQADVGLALGELYGNVFSQTTICRFEALQLSFKNMCKLKPLLAKWLEEARNNNIPYGVDKMASPAGKRKKRTSIENSVKNVLEKHFIKNPKPSAQEIAALAEDLKFDKEVVRVWFCNRRQKEKRLSSSVSDNEVVNE; encoded by the coding sequence ATGCAAGCTGATGAAGCAAATGTTGCTACTGTCAAAACATATAACACAACCAACGGTACTGCTGTTGATATTACCGTGCAGCTACCCTGTGATCTCGCAGAAGAATCCGCGCACGATCATCAAGAAGACGAGGAAACGCTTCCCACCGTAAACACTAGCGAGTCGAATGCCTTGCCTTCGTCAGACGACCTGGAACAGTTTGCGAAGGAATTCAAGCAGCAAAGAATAAAGCTAGGCTCTTCGCAGGCTGATGTGGGACTCGCCTTAGGTGAACTCTACGGCAATGTGTTCAGCCAGACGACCATTTGCCGCTTCGAGGCTTTGCAGTTGAGTTTTAAGAACATGTGTAAACTTAAACCACTATTGGCAAAGTGGCTTGAAGAAGCTCGAAACAACAATATCCCCTATGGAGTTGACAAGATGGCCTCTCCTGCAGGAAAGCGAAAGAAGAGGACATCCATTGAAAACTCGGTTAAAAATGTACTCGAGAAACACTTCATTAAAAATCCCAAACCGTCCGCACAGGAAATTGCTGCTCTGGCCGAAGATTTGAAATTCGACAAAGAGGTTGTTCGAGTTTGGTTCTGCAATCGACGACAGAAAGAAAAGCGACTGTCATCTTCAGTTAGTGACAATGAAGTTGTTAACGAGTGA